The following proteins are co-located in the Solanum pennellii chromosome 1, SPENNV200 genome:
- the LOC107020473 gene encoding uncharacterized protein LOC107020473 has product MDLFPNFDMVVSAPPQLTMWYNDLDGDHRRTLNKYVGALTELINMDGWPELIEVLTGYWDSQKMVFRFGTAEITPTLEEIRDCIDTVGTGIETRARKQEDIFIPNKPSVENIADWFGLRKDFAYWCQDSHVMFRDLYIRFGHASFYAAYNREFKISYREWNEVRPVAFAVALLGTMVFPHGPSLSINTRVITLFHTLFKGYENQGTTKYYPVAPVILSDMYRALGKCKEGHRYFQGCNLLLQWWILSHLAKGAGTRDLHTLDNKNTLKDLNDLLFWANMDNRRTRGRWAQIFSELREEDLQWMLDRFISKEVVVESRRCVVLPLPGSRGIRPYAPFRVLRQFGRKQTVPREEYYGAYMYDIGDDRVHDASEMLREWKNAKRMGKDTIAPDRFNAGYGEGYKEWLKKDIQNVSFQIPRSFRSVTDRVAKAVAKLQEIKEEANEVYAKFVENQDALERATREVERLRQGYDEFANWIHQKIERMLRYMFQQHKIQKDDYGAGSSGAA; this is encoded by the coding sequence ATGGATCTCTTCCCGAATTTTGATATGGTCGTCTCAGCACCACCTCAGCTTACGATGTGGTACAACGATTTGGACGGGGATCATAGGCGAACCCTTAATAAGTACGTAGGTGCCTTAACCGAGCTGATCAACATGGATGGTTGGCCAGAACTAATCGAGGTGCTTACGGGGTATTGGGACAGTCAGAAGATGGTCTTTCGTTTCGGAACAGCCGAAATTACCCCGACGCTGGAAGAGATAAGGGATTGTATAGACACCGTGGGCACTGGGATAGAGACGAGAGCCCGAAAACAAGAGGATATTTTCATCCCCAACAAACCTTCCGTAGAGAATATTGCGGATTGGTTTGGACTAAGAAAAGACTTCGCTTATTGGTGTCAGGATTCCCACGTGATGTTCAGAGATCTCTATATTAGATTCGGACACGCGAGTTTCTACGCCGCGTACAATCGGGAGTTTAAGATCTCCTACAGAGAGTGGAACGAGGTCCGTCCCGTAGCGTTTGCCGTGGCATTGTTGGGAACAATGGTTTTCCCGCACGGTCCGAGTTTGAGCATCAACACCAGAGTCATAACGCTCTTCCACACGTTGTTCAAAGGATACGAAAATCAAGGAACAACAAAATACTACCCCGTAGCTCCAGTCATATTATCTGACATGTATCGGGCCTTGGGTAAGTGCAAAGAAGGACACCGATATTTCCAAGGGTGTAATCTACTCCTCCAGTGGTGGATTCTCAGCCACTTGGCGAAGGGTGCTGGGACGCGGGATTTACACACCCTCGACAACAAAAACACTCTCAAGGACTTAAACGATTTACTATTCTGGGCCAATATGGACAATCGGAGAACAAGAGGGAGATGGGCCCAAATTTTCTCCGAATTGAGAGAAGAGGACCTCCAATGGATGCTCGACCGTTTTATATCCAAGGAAGTTGTTGTGGAGAGTCGCAGATGTGTCGTGCTCCCTCTACCAGGCAGTCGGGGAATTCGCCCTTACGCGCCATTTCGAGTCTTGCGACAATTCGGAAGAAAACAAACCGTGCCCAGAGAAGAATACTATGGCGCTTATATGTATGACATTGGGGATGACAGAGTGCATGACGCTTCGGAAATGCTCAGAGAATGGAAAAATGCCAAGCGCATGGGTAAAGACACTATCGCCCCTGACCGATTCAACGCTGGATATGGCGAAGGTTACAAAGAATGGCTGAAGAAGGACATACAAAATGTCTCATTTCAGATTCCGCGTAGCTTTCGCAGTGTGACGGACAGAGTAGCCAAAGCAGTGGCTAAACTGCAAGAGATAAAGGAAGAGGCCAATGAGGTCTATGCTAAGTTTGTAGAGAATCAGGACGCTCTTGAGAGGGCAACTCGAGAGGTCGAAAGACTGAGGCAGGGGTATGATGAGTTTGCCAACTGGATCCATCAGAAAATCGAGAGGATGCTGAGGTATATGTTTCAGCAACACAAAATTCAGAAAGACGACTACGGAGCAGGATCATCCGGAGCAGCATAG